The following proteins are co-located in the Camarhynchus parvulus chromosome 17, STF_HiC, whole genome shotgun sequence genome:
- the SARDH gene encoding LOW QUALITY PROTEIN: sarcosine dehydrogenase, mitochondrial (The sequence of the model RefSeq protein was modified relative to this genomic sequence to represent the inferred CDS: deleted 1 base in 1 codon), with translation MSSLSRAWRLPRWRSPRPFSSSSGPTAKKSVPYQKTLQEEGTGSGRPSRAPPGSAQVVVVGGGSLGCQTAYHLAKMGLRGVLLLERDRLTSGTTWHTAGLLWQLRPSDVEVELLAHTRDVVSRDLPAETGLHTGWVENGGLFIASNKQRLDEYKRLMSLGKVYGVESHVLTPAQTKDLYPLMNVDDLYGTLYVPKDGTMDPAGTCSTLARAATARGATIIENCPVTGIQVRTDDFGVKRVHAVETAHGTIQTPCVVNCAGVWARALGRLAGVHVPLVAMHHAYVVTERIEGIQNMPNVRDHDASVYLRLQGDALSVGGYESNPIFWEEVSEKFAFGLFDLDWDVFMQHIEGAVNRVPVLEKTGIKSTVCGPESFTADHKPLMGEAPEVRGFFLGCGFNSAGMMLGGGCGRELAHWIIHGRPEKDMYGYDIRRFHHSLTDNNRWMRERSHESYAKNYSVVFPHDEPLAGRNVRKDPLHEELLRQGCVFQERHGWERPGWFSPGGAAPVLDYDYYGAYGHERHRDYTYNRLLGDEYTFDFPPHHDIIKKECLTCRNALALFDMSYFGKFYLVGPEATKAADWLFSADVSKAPGSTVYTCMLNRQGGVESDLTVSRISPGTPGSPLAPAFEGDGYYLAIGGAVAQHNWSHITTVLQDMKFQCQLLDCSEELGMMSIQGPLSRAVLQEVLDTDLSNEAFPFSTHKITTAAGCQVRAMRLSFVGEMGWELHVPRADCVKVYRAVMQAGARHGIANAGYRAIDSLSIEKGYRHWHADLRPDDTPLEAGLAFTCKLKSSIPFLGREAVEAQKAKGIFRRLVCFTTEQKVPMFGLEAVWRDGQVVGHIRRADFGFAIDKTIAYGYIRDPAGGPVSLDFVKSGSYELERMGVTFPARAHTKSPFDPDNKRVKGFY, from the exons ATGTCCTCCCTGAGCCGTGCCTGGCGCCTCCCCCGCTGGAGGAGCCCCCGgcccttcagcagcagctcgggCCCCACGGCCAAGAAGAGCGTCCCGTACCAGAAGACGCTGCAGGAGGAGGGCACCGGGAGCGGCCGGCCCAGCCGGGCCCCGCCGGGCTCGGCgcaggtggtggtggtgggagggggcagcctgggctgccagaCCGCCTATCACCTGGCCAAAATGGGGCTCCGCGGGGTGCTGCTGCTCGAGAGGGACCGCCTGACCTCGGGCACCACCTGGCACACGGCGG GGCTCCTGTGGCAGCTGCGTCCCAGCGATGTGGaagtggagctgctggcacacaccAGGGACGTGGTCAGCCGGGACCTGCCGGCCGAGACCGGGCTGCACACGGGCTGGGTGGAGAACGGGGGGCTCTTCATCGCCTCCAACAAGCAGCGCCTGGATGAGTACAAAAGGCTCATGTCG ctggggaaggtGTATGGTGTGGAGTCCCACGTGCTGACCCCGGCACAGACCAAGGACCTGTACCCTCTGATGAACGTTGATGACCTGTATGGCACCCTGTATGTCCCCAAGGATGGCACCATGGACCCTGCTGGCACCTGCTCAACCCTGGCCAGAGCAGCGACTGCCAGGGGCGCTACG ATCATCGAGAACTGCCCGGTCACGGGCATCCAGGTGAGAActgatgattttggggtgaagaGGGTGCATGCAGTGGAGACAGCCCACGGCACCATCCAGACTCCCTGCGTGGTGAACTGTGCAG GAGTGTGGGCACGGGCCCTGGGCCGGCTGGCAGGCGTGCACGTGCCGCTGGTGGCCATGCACCACGCCTACGTGGTGACCGAGCGCATCGAGGGCATCCAG AACATGCCAAACGTTCGTGATCACGACGCCTCGGTCTATCTGCGTCTCCAAGGCGATGCCCTCTCCGTGGGTGGATATGAGTCAAACCCCATCTTCTGGGAGGAG GTATCTGAAAAATTTGCTTTTGGCCTCTTTGACCTGGACTGGGATGTTTTCATGCAACACATTGAAGGTGCTGTCAACAGAGTGCCAGTTTTGGAGAAAACAGGAATTAAATCCACTGTCTGTGGGCCAG AGTCATTCACAGCTGACCACAAACCACTCATGGGAGAAGCTCCTGAAGTCCGAGGGTTCTTCCTCGGCTGCGGCTTCAACAGCGCCG GGATGATGCTGGgaggtggctgtggcagggaatTGGCTCACTGGATCATCCACGGCCGGCCGGAGAAGGACATGTACGGCTACGACATCAG GAGGTTCCACCACTCCCTGACCGACAACAACCGCTGGATGCGCGAGCGCAGCCACGAGTCCTACGCCAAGAACTATTCCGTGGTGTTCCCCCACGATGAGCCCCTGGCAGGACGCAACGTGAGGAAGGACCCCCTGCACGAG gagctgctgcggcagggctgtgttttccaGGAGAGGCACGGCTGGGAGAGACCTGGCTGGTTcagccctgggggagcagctcca gtcCTGGACTATGATTACTACGGTGCCTACGGCCACGAGCGCCACAGGGACTACACCTACAACCGCCTGCTGGGGGACGAGTACACCTTCGACTTCCCCCCTCACCATGACATC ATCAAGAAGGAATGTTTAACGTGCAGGAACGCCCTGGCTCTCTTTGACATGTCTTATTTTGGGAAATTCTACCTGGTTGGACCCGAAGCTACGAAAGCAGCAGACTGGCTGTTCAGTGCTGATGTGAGCAAAGCCCCAG GCTCCACCGTGTACACCTGCATGCTGAACCGCCAGGGCGGCGTGGAGAGCGACCTGACCGTCAGCAGGATCAGCCCCGGGACCCCGGGCTCCCCCCTGGCCCCCGCTTTTGAAG GGGATGGGTACTACCTGGCAATCGGCGGGGCTGTGGCTCAGCACAACTGGTCCCACATCACCACCGTGCTGCAGGACATGAAATTCCAGTGCCAGCTCCTCGACTGCTCCGAGGAGCTGGGCATGATGAGCATCCAGGGCCCGCTGAG CCgtgctgtcctgcaggaagTGCTCGACACCGACCTCAGCAACGAGGCCTTCCCCTTCTCCACCCACAAAATcaccacagctgcaggatgCCAG GTCCGTGCCATGAGGCTGTCGTTCGTGGGGGAgatgggctgggagctgcacgTGCCCAGGGCTGACTGTGTGAAGGTTTATCGGGCAGTGATGCAGGCAGGAGCCCGGCACGGCATCGCCAACGCT GGCTACAGAGCCATCGACAGCCTCAGCATCGAGAAAG GGTACAGGCACTGGCACGCAGACCTGCGCCCCGATGACACCCCGCTGGAAGCAGGGCTGGCCTTCACCTGCAAGCTCAAGTCCAGCATCCCCTtcctgggcagggaggctgtggaggcGCAGAAAGCCAAGGGCATCTTCCGCCGCCTGGTGTGCTTCACCACGGAGCA GAAGGTGCCCATGTTCGGCCTGGAGGCGGTCTGGAGGGACGGGCAGGTGGTCGGCCACATCCGCCGGGCAGATTTTGGGTTTGCCATCGACAAAACCATCGCCTACGGCTACATCCGAGACCCTGCAGGGGGCCCG